A stretch of DNA from Glycine max cultivar Williams 82 chromosome 18, Glycine_max_v4.0, whole genome shotgun sequence:
TGAATCTGTTAATCTTTGGCATTATAGGTTGGGACATGTGAATGTGGATTccattaagaaactaaaaaatatgcattttattaatatgttagatGCAAATAACTTCTCTAAGTGccttatatgtaaaaaataatggcaaaaattatcataaaccaagaaagagagagaattgatttcaaaatgataTATGACCCCACatgaaaacttttcaaaatacaTTCCTTAATTCAATTAATCCAAGAGATTTTTGGTGTGTTGCAAATACTTCTTGATTCCTTAAACTCAAACAAACACTTACCCAATTATGAACGACAATTATTCAAAGCTTAAAGGATAAGAATCTTATGCAAGAAGTGATACTTGAGATTAAAGGTTAGAAACAAAGATGCACACAATAATTTGTATTGATTTGATTTCTAGGAAATCTACACCCAGTTGATTCAAGCAACTGACTTGAACCTTTCAACTATAATCTTTTGAGTCACAAATAAACTCACAAGCAAATGCACACCACATATGCCTAATCTCTTGAAAACCTATCAAGATCTAACACACATGTAAAAAAACCCATTACATGCAAACCATTGAGAACCCTActcaatgaaaaacaaaaaaatagaatcacAATTTAGGAAAGATTTCACCTTGTCTGTGAAAGATATAAAAGTTTTGAAATACTCCCTATGTAACTTCAAACTACTCTTCATGATCCATGCCAAGATCCATTAAATCCAtgtgaaatcatgatttttaatCAAGGATTCAAGTGGTGATGACACTTTGAGGTTTTTAGAAACTCTCTTAGTGAAAacataatgaaaaataagagagaTAAAGGTGTCACACCAAAATCCttcaaaaaactcatttttatagTCTCATAACTAAAATAGTCGATTATGCCATACAGATTGTCAACAAAATTGTTCTTCGCATTACCTGGGTTTTCTGAAGGACATATAGTTGATTATATTACCATTTAATCAACTGTTTGAAAAAGCAACAACTTCTTCAGAACTAGATAGTCAATTAGATTCTTAGGATAATCGATTAGCTGTGAGTTGTTCTGAATTATGAGAATTCAAAGGCTCGATATAGTCGAAAATAATAGCATACAGTCGATTATCATGATGCAAAGTTGAAACTTCGTGATTATAAAAGCTAAGTTACAAAGTCCAACTCTTTAAGGCTTCAaatcaatgattaatgcaaTGATTAGCATGTAGAGTAATATTGATCTACTTCTCCTAGTCTAGGATGCATGTAAGCATGTTTACCACACACATTCAAGCATTATAAGTGTAAACATACATCCTAATAATGACTAAGGTTCCTCAAAACAAaatgcatcatcatcatcaaaataagctaAGAGCCTTCATCTTTATCTACTCTTTATTTGCACAAATTTGGTCCTAAATTACACATTTTTTGGTGAGGAAGAATCATCGCCAATGATAAAAATTTACACAATATTTTGTGATGAAGCATTtgttgtaattataattttttgacaGCAAgtgttgaattgattttttgtagcttttatttttctgatgAGAGAGTATATTTGTTGTCCTTAGACATTGTCCTAACCAAACAATGTGAAACACTATTGTTTTGACAAATTATGATAGTAAAATTGGGAAGCAAATTGgtgaataagagaaaaaatgtcATACAAGATTTAGTTCGGCTGAAATCATGCCTCAACTTCTCAgtgggtaaaataaaaataaaaaacaaaaactcacCCTAAGGAAGGACTCAAAATCAATCTCTTCATCCATGTTCTGATGTGACTCTGCCAAGGCATCCTTAATCTCATCCTCAGTGAACAGTTCAGAGAAACCcttcaatttcttaaaaataggtCGAAAATTTCCGACAGTAACACGTCCTGATTGAGTCCTTTCTGACACATAATAGAAAGAATGTAACAAACATACACAATGCGTGTTCTGAGTCTGAGATTGTGGTgtcgaagaaaaaaaaatcaaaagagaggaagaaagaaacaTACCTTGGATTTGAGGGTTTGAAGTTCGACTTGAGTGAACTGGCTCTGAAGCCATGGATCAGAAACAAGGACACCGACGAAACTAGACATGTTCGACTCGGTTGgagaaaaacaacaaacactCGGAACAACATTGAGCTAACACACGAAAATCAAACGTTTAAAAGCCAATAGAAATAACACATTTGTTTTGAAATCAAATCAACGATGCgtgaatatttaaattacacCGATCCAACAGTAGATTGCGACAAGGCTGGCACGAAGCGATTGGGAAAGGAGAATTGAGAAAACGTACCTGAGAAAGTCAGAAAATGAGAGCGAGATTAAAAGGCTTCGTATAGAGGCTTGTGTTTGTTTGATTGTGCGAGAGAGGGAATGGGatagggagaaaaaaaatgaaaggaccTTTTTATTTTGTAGCACCTTAATTAAGATGTGACTGAGGTGTTACACTCTCTGATGATACTTTGaagttataataattttatgattttttcttacttgaataatttattttattttattttatttgatataaaaaatttgtaaaattatatcaCAAATACTTATAGGTAAAAGCTGAACCAAACATTaaaacttcttaaa
This window harbors:
- the LOC100778994 gene encoding fimbrin-5 isoform X2, encoding MASEPVHSSRTSNPQIQERTQSGRVTVGNFRPIFKKLKGFSELFTEDEIKDALAESHQNMDEEIDFESFLRVSFCFLFLFYPLRS
- the LOC100778994 gene encoding uncharacterized protein isoform X1, encoding MPHILPWYWYVFSILLSQSLRASLVAIYCWIGLNVVPSVCCFSPTESNMSSFVGVLVSDPWLQSQFTQVELQTLKSKKGLNQDVLLSEIFDLFLRN